A section of the Salmo salar chromosome ssa05, Ssal_v3.1, whole genome shotgun sequence genome encodes:
- the LOC106605149 gene encoding protein argonaute-1 isoform X6, whose amino-acid sequence MPMPPLPAHHRMPMLTFLSSLLHLFHLPYPHPYRFCPCLNFRYPFPKLPMSTTAPPVPMGPFPPPLQQVFQAPRRPGMGTVGKPIKLLANYFEVEIPKMDVFHYEVDIKPDKCPRRVNREVVEYMVQHFKPQLFGDRKPVYDGKKNIYTVLALPIGSEKVDFEVTIPGEGKDRIFKVSIRFLATVSWRLLQETLVSGRLQVPLDSVQALDVAMRHLASMRYTPVGRSFFSPPEGYYHPLGGGREVWFGFHQSVRPAMWKMMLNIDVSATAFYKAQPVIEFMCEVLDIRNIDEQPKTLTDSQRVRFTKEIKGLKVEVTHCGQMKRKYRVCNVTRRPASHQTFPLQLESGQTVECTVAQYFKQKYNLQLKYPHLPCLQVGQEQKHTYLPLEVCNIVAGQRCIKKLTDNQTSTMIKATARSAPDRQEEISRLMKNANFNLDPYIQEFGIKVKDEMAEVTGRVLPAPILQYGGRLLSPTCSTSQNRAIATPNQGVWDMRGKQFYNGIEIKVWAIACFAPQKQCREEVLKNFTDQLRKISKDAGMPIQGQPCFCKYAQGADSVEPMFRHLKNTYSGLQLIIVILPGKTPVYAEVKRVGDTLLGMATQCVQVKNVVKTSPQTLSNLCLKINVKLGGINNILVPHQRSAVFQEPVIFLGADVTHPPAGDGKKPSITAVVGSMDAHPSRYCATVRVQRPRQEIIEDLSYMVRELLIQFYKSTRFKPTRIIFYRDGVPEGQLPQILHYELLAIRDACIKLEKDYQPGITYIVVQKRHHTRLFCADKSERIGKSGNIPAGTTVDTSITHPFEFDFYLCSHAGIQGTSRPSHYYVLWDDNRFTADELQILTYQLCHTYVRCTRSVSIPAPAYYARLVAFRARYHLVDKEHDSGEGSHVSGQSNGRDPQALAKAVQIHHDTLRTMYFA is encoded by the exons ATGCCCATGCCCCCTCTCCCTGCCCATCATCGCATGCCCATGCTCACTTTTCTTTCCTCATTACTCCATTTATttcatctcccatacccacatcCCTACCGTTTCTGCCCTTGCCTAAACTTCCGATACCCTTTCCCTAAATTGCCCATGTCTACCACTGCCCCTCCAGTGCCCATGGGGCCCTTCCCCCCACCTCTGCAGCAGGTGTTCCAGGCACCCCGCCGGCCGGGCATGGGCACTGTGGGCAAGCCCATCAAGCTGCTGGCCAACTACTTTGAGGTGGAGATCCCCAAGATGGACGTGTTCCACTACGAGGTGGACATCAAGCCTGACAAGTGTCCCCGACGGGTCAACAG GGAAGTGGTGGAATACATGGTGCAGCACTTCAAGCCCCAGCTCTTTGgcgacaggaagccagtgtacgACGGCAAGAAGAATATCTATACGGTGCTAGCGCTTCCTATCGGAAGTGAGAAG GTGGACTTTGAGGTGACTATCCCCGGGGAGGGGAAGGATCGTATCTTCAAGGTGTCTATCCGCTTCCTGGCCACGGTGTCATGGCGTCTGCTCCAGGAGACGCTGGTCAGCGGGCGCCTGCAGGTACCCCTGGACTCTGTCCAAGCCCTGGATGTGGCCATGCGCCACCTGGCCTCCATGAG GTACACTCCGGTGGGACGATCATTCTTCTCCCCACCTGAAGGATACTACCATcccctgggtggggggagggaaGTGTGGTTTGGCTTCCACCAGTCTGTGCGCCCCGCCATGTGGAAGATGATGCTAAATATTGATG TGTCTGCCACGGCCTTCTACAAAGCCCAGCCGGTGATCGAATTCATGTGCGAAGTCCTGGACATCCGCAACATAGACGAGCAGCCCAAGACCCTGACCGACTCGCAGAGGGTCCGCTTCACCAAGGAGATCAAAG GTCTGAAGGTGGAGGTGACTCACTGCGGTCAGATGAAGAGGAAGTACCGCGTCTGCAACGTCACGCGACGCCCCGCCAGCCACCAGAC GTTTCCCCTGCAGCTTGAGAGCGGACAGACGGTAGAATGTACGGTGGCCCAGTACTTCAAGCAGAAGTACAATCTGCAGCTCAAGTATCCCCACCTGCCCTGCCTCCAGGTGGGCCAGGAGCAGAAGCACACCTACCTGCCCCTGGAG GTGTGTAACATAGTAGCAGGGCAGCGCTgcatcaagaaactgacagataATCAGACGTCCACTATGATCAAAGCCACGGCTCGCTCTGCACctgacagacaggaggagatcaGCCGGCTG ATGAAAAATGCCAACTTTAACCTGGACCCGTACATCCAGGAGTTTGGGATCAAGGTGAAGGATGAGATGGCGGAGGTGACGGGAAGGGTGCTGCCTGCCCCCATCCTACAGTATGGAGGACGG CTTTTGTCTCCCACctgttccacctcacagaacCGGGCCATCGCCACGCCCAACCAGGGGGTGTGGGACATGAGGGGAAAGCAGTTCTACAACGGCATTGAGATCAAGGTGTGGGCCATCGCCTGCTTCGCCCCCCAGAAACAGTGTCGCGAGGAGGTGCTCAA GAACTTCACAGACCAGCTGCGTAAGATCTCCAAAGATGCTGGGATGCCCATCCAGGGCCAGCCGTGTTTCTGTAAATACGCCCAGGGAGCCGACAGTGTGGAGCCCATGTTCAGGCACCTGAAGAACACCTACTCTGGACTGCAGCTCATCATCGTCATCCTGCCCGGAAAGACCCCTGTCTACG CGGAGGTGAAGAGGGTGGGAGATACTCTCCTAGGAATGGCCACTCAGTGTGTCCAGGTGAAGAACGTGGTGAAGACGTCCCCCCAGACCCTCTCCAACCTCTGCCTCAAGATCAATGTCAAGCTGGGGGGAATCAACAATATCCTGGTGCCCCACCAACG GTCAGCAGTGTTCCAGGAGCCTGTCATCTTCTTGGGGGCCGACGTAACACACCCCCCTGCTGGAGACGGGAAGAAGCCCTCCATTACCGCT GTGGTAGGCAGTATGGACGCCCACCCCAGCAGGTACTGTGCCACAGTCCGGGTCCAGAGGCCCAGGCAGGAGATTATCGAAGACCTTTCTTACATGGTGCGAGAACTGCTGATCCAGTTCTACAAGTCGACCCGCTTCAAGCCCACCAGGATCATCTTCTACAGGGACGGAGTGCCTGAGGGCCAGCTGCCACAG ATACTCCACTACGAGCTTCTGGCCATCAGGGATGCGTGCATCAAGCTGGAGAAGGACTACCAGCCTGGTATCACCTACATCGTGGTCCAGAAGCGCCACCACACACGCCTCTTCTGTGCCGACAAGTCTGAGAGA ATCGGGAAGAGTGGTAACATTCCTGCAGGGACCACAGTGGACACCAGCATCACTCACCCGTTTGAGTTTGACTTCTACCTTTGCAGTCACGCGGGTATACAG GGGACTAGTCGGCCCTCACATTACTACGTCCTGTGGGATGACAATCGTTTCACCGCCGACGAGCTGCAAATCCTCACTTACCAGCTGTGCCACACCTACGTGCGCTGTACCCGCTCTGTCTCCATCCCAGCGCCAGCCTACTACGCCCGCCTCGTGGCCTTCCGTGCCCGCTACCATCTGGTGGACAAGGAGCACGACAG TGGGGAGGGGAGCCATGTCTCTGGTCAGAGTAACGGTCGGGACCCCCAGGCTCTGGCCAAGGCGGTGCAGATTCACCACGACACGCTGAGGACCATGTACTTCGCCTGA
- the LOC106605149 gene encoding protein argonaute-1 isoform X8 codes for MPMPPLPAHHRMPMLTFLSSLLHLFHLPYPHPYRFCPCLNFRYPFPKLPMSTTAPPVPMGPFPPPLQQVFQAPRRPGMGTVGKPIKLLANYFEVEIPKMDVFHYEVDIKPDKCPRRVNREVVEYMVQHFKPQLFGDRKPVYDGKKNIYTVLALPIGSEKVDFEVTIPGEGKDRIFKVSIRFLATVSWRLLQETLVSGRLQVPLDSVQALDVAMRHLASMRYTPVGRSFFSPPEGYYHPLGGGREVWFGFHQSVRPAMWKMMLNIDVSATAFYKAQPVIEFMCEVLDIRNIDEQPKTLTDSQRVRFTKEIKGLKVEVTHCGQMKRKYRVCNVTRRPASHQTFPLQLESGQTVECTVAQYFKQKYNLQLKYPHLPCLQVGQEQKHTYLPLEVCNIVAGQRCIKKLTDNQTSTMIKATARSAPDRQEEISRLMKNANFNLDPYIQEFGIKVKDEMAEVTGRVLPAPILQYGGRNRAIATPNQGVWDMRGKQFYNGIEIKVWAIACFAPQKQCREEVLKNFTDQLRKISKDAGMPIQGQPCFCKYAQGADSVEPMFRHLKNTYSGLQLIIVILPGKTPVYAEVKRVGDTLLGMATQCVQVKNVVKTSPQTLSNLCLKINVKLGGINNILVPHQRSAVFQEPVIFLGADVTHPPAGDGKKPSITAVVGSMDAHPSRYCATVRVQRPRQEIIEDLSYMVRELLIQFYKSTRFKPTRIIFYRDGVPEGQLPQILHYELLAIRDACIKLEKDYQPGITYIVVQKRHHTRLFCADKSERIGKSGNIPAGTTVDTSITHPFEFDFYLCSHAGIQGTSRPSHYYVLWDDNRFTADELQILTYQLCHTYVRCTRSVSIPAPAYYARLVAFRARYHLVDKEHDSGEGSHVSGQSNGRDPQALAKAVQIHHDTLRTMYFA; via the exons ATGCCCATGCCCCCTCTCCCTGCCCATCATCGCATGCCCATGCTCACTTTTCTTTCCTCATTACTCCATTTATttcatctcccatacccacatcCCTACCGTTTCTGCCCTTGCCTAAACTTCCGATACCCTTTCCCTAAATTGCCCATGTCTACCACTGCCCCTCCAGTGCCCATGGGGCCCTTCCCCCCACCTCTGCAGCAGGTGTTCCAGGCACCCCGCCGGCCGGGCATGGGCACTGTGGGCAAGCCCATCAAGCTGCTGGCCAACTACTTTGAGGTGGAGATCCCCAAGATGGACGTGTTCCACTACGAGGTGGACATCAAGCCTGACAAGTGTCCCCGACGGGTCAACAG GGAAGTGGTGGAATACATGGTGCAGCACTTCAAGCCCCAGCTCTTTGgcgacaggaagccagtgtacgACGGCAAGAAGAATATCTATACGGTGCTAGCGCTTCCTATCGGAAGTGAGAAG GTGGACTTTGAGGTGACTATCCCCGGGGAGGGGAAGGATCGTATCTTCAAGGTGTCTATCCGCTTCCTGGCCACGGTGTCATGGCGTCTGCTCCAGGAGACGCTGGTCAGCGGGCGCCTGCAGGTACCCCTGGACTCTGTCCAAGCCCTGGATGTGGCCATGCGCCACCTGGCCTCCATGAG GTACACTCCGGTGGGACGATCATTCTTCTCCCCACCTGAAGGATACTACCATcccctgggtggggggagggaaGTGTGGTTTGGCTTCCACCAGTCTGTGCGCCCCGCCATGTGGAAGATGATGCTAAATATTGATG TGTCTGCCACGGCCTTCTACAAAGCCCAGCCGGTGATCGAATTCATGTGCGAAGTCCTGGACATCCGCAACATAGACGAGCAGCCCAAGACCCTGACCGACTCGCAGAGGGTCCGCTTCACCAAGGAGATCAAAG GTCTGAAGGTGGAGGTGACTCACTGCGGTCAGATGAAGAGGAAGTACCGCGTCTGCAACGTCACGCGACGCCCCGCCAGCCACCAGAC GTTTCCCCTGCAGCTTGAGAGCGGACAGACGGTAGAATGTACGGTGGCCCAGTACTTCAAGCAGAAGTACAATCTGCAGCTCAAGTATCCCCACCTGCCCTGCCTCCAGGTGGGCCAGGAGCAGAAGCACACCTACCTGCCCCTGGAG GTGTGTAACATAGTAGCAGGGCAGCGCTgcatcaagaaactgacagataATCAGACGTCCACTATGATCAAAGCCACGGCTCGCTCTGCACctgacagacaggaggagatcaGCCGGCTG ATGAAAAATGCCAACTTTAACCTGGACCCGTACATCCAGGAGTTTGGGATCAAGGTGAAGGATGAGATGGCGGAGGTGACGGGAAGGGTGCTGCCTGCCCCCATCCTACAGTATGGAGGACGG aacCGGGCCATCGCCACGCCCAACCAGGGGGTGTGGGACATGAGGGGAAAGCAGTTCTACAACGGCATTGAGATCAAGGTGTGGGCCATCGCCTGCTTCGCCCCCCAGAAACAGTGTCGCGAGGAGGTGCTCAA GAACTTCACAGACCAGCTGCGTAAGATCTCCAAAGATGCTGGGATGCCCATCCAGGGCCAGCCGTGTTTCTGTAAATACGCCCAGGGAGCCGACAGTGTGGAGCCCATGTTCAGGCACCTGAAGAACACCTACTCTGGACTGCAGCTCATCATCGTCATCCTGCCCGGAAAGACCCCTGTCTACG CGGAGGTGAAGAGGGTGGGAGATACTCTCCTAGGAATGGCCACTCAGTGTGTCCAGGTGAAGAACGTGGTGAAGACGTCCCCCCAGACCCTCTCCAACCTCTGCCTCAAGATCAATGTCAAGCTGGGGGGAATCAACAATATCCTGGTGCCCCACCAACG GTCAGCAGTGTTCCAGGAGCCTGTCATCTTCTTGGGGGCCGACGTAACACACCCCCCTGCTGGAGACGGGAAGAAGCCCTCCATTACCGCT GTGGTAGGCAGTATGGACGCCCACCCCAGCAGGTACTGTGCCACAGTCCGGGTCCAGAGGCCCAGGCAGGAGATTATCGAAGACCTTTCTTACATGGTGCGAGAACTGCTGATCCAGTTCTACAAGTCGACCCGCTTCAAGCCCACCAGGATCATCTTCTACAGGGACGGAGTGCCTGAGGGCCAGCTGCCACAG ATACTCCACTACGAGCTTCTGGCCATCAGGGATGCGTGCATCAAGCTGGAGAAGGACTACCAGCCTGGTATCACCTACATCGTGGTCCAGAAGCGCCACCACACACGCCTCTTCTGTGCCGACAAGTCTGAGAGA ATCGGGAAGAGTGGTAACATTCCTGCAGGGACCACAGTGGACACCAGCATCACTCACCCGTTTGAGTTTGACTTCTACCTTTGCAGTCACGCGGGTATACAG GGGACTAGTCGGCCCTCACATTACTACGTCCTGTGGGATGACAATCGTTTCACCGCCGACGAGCTGCAAATCCTCACTTACCAGCTGTGCCACACCTACGTGCGCTGTACCCGCTCTGTCTCCATCCCAGCGCCAGCCTACTACGCCCGCCTCGTGGCCTTCCGTGCCCGCTACCATCTGGTGGACAAGGAGCACGACAG TGGGGAGGGGAGCCATGTCTCTGGTCAGAGTAACGGTCGGGACCCCCAGGCTCTGGCCAAGGCGGTGCAGATTCACCACGACACGCTGAGGACCATGTACTTCGCCTGA
- the LOC106605149 gene encoding protein argonaute-1 isoform X2 gives MPMPPLPAHHRMPMLTFLSSLLHLFHLPYPHPYRFCPCLNFRYPFPKLPMSTTAPPVPMGPFPPPLQQVFQAPRRPGMGTVGKPIKLLANYFEVEIPKMDVFHYEVDIKPDKCPRRVNREVVEYMVQHFKPQLFGDRKPVYDGKKNIYTVLALPIGSEKVDFEVTIPGEGKDRIFKVSIRFLATVSWRLLQETLVSGRLQVPLDSVQALDVAMRHLASMRYTPVGRSFFSPPEGYYHPLGGGREVWFGFHQSVRPAMWKMMLNIDVSATAFYKAQPVIEFMCEVLDIRNIDEQPKTLTDSQRVRFTKEIKGGPLNSDRWALPGLKVEVTHCGQMKRKYRVCNVTRRPASHQTFPLQLESGQTVECTVAQYFKQKYNLQLKYPHLPCLQVGQEQKHTYLPLEVCNIVAGQRCIKKLTDNQTSTMIKATARSAPDRQEEISRLMKNANFNLDPYIQEFGIKVKDEMAEVTGRVLPAPILQYGGRLLSPTCSTSQNRAIATPNQGVWDMRGKQFYNGIEIKVWAIACFAPQKQCREEVLKNFTDQLRKISKDAGMPIQGQPCFCKYAQGADSVEPMFRHLKNTYSGLQLIIVILPGKTPVYAEVKRVGDTLLGMATQCVQVKNVVKTSPQTLSNLCLKINVKLGGINNILVPHQRSAVFQEPVIFLGADVTHPPAGDGKKPSITAVVGSMDAHPSRYCATVRVQRPRQEIIEDLSYMVRELLIQFYKSTRFKPTRIIFYRDGVPEGQLPQILHYELLAIRDACIKLEKDYQPGITYIVVQKRHHTRLFCADKSERIGKSGNIPAGTTVDTSITHPFEFDFYLCSHAGIQGTSRPSHYYVLWDDNRFTADELQILTYQLCHTYVRCTRSVSIPAPAYYARLVAFRARYHLVDKEHDSGEGSHVSGQSNGRDPQALAKAVQIHHDTLRTMYFA, from the exons ATGCCCATGCCCCCTCTCCCTGCCCATCATCGCATGCCCATGCTCACTTTTCTTTCCTCATTACTCCATTTATttcatctcccatacccacatcCCTACCGTTTCTGCCCTTGCCTAAACTTCCGATACCCTTTCCCTAAATTGCCCATGTCTACCACTGCCCCTCCAGTGCCCATGGGGCCCTTCCCCCCACCTCTGCAGCAGGTGTTCCAGGCACCCCGCCGGCCGGGCATGGGCACTGTGGGCAAGCCCATCAAGCTGCTGGCCAACTACTTTGAGGTGGAGATCCCCAAGATGGACGTGTTCCACTACGAGGTGGACATCAAGCCTGACAAGTGTCCCCGACGGGTCAACAG GGAAGTGGTGGAATACATGGTGCAGCACTTCAAGCCCCAGCTCTTTGgcgacaggaagccagtgtacgACGGCAAGAAGAATATCTATACGGTGCTAGCGCTTCCTATCGGAAGTGAGAAG GTGGACTTTGAGGTGACTATCCCCGGGGAGGGGAAGGATCGTATCTTCAAGGTGTCTATCCGCTTCCTGGCCACGGTGTCATGGCGTCTGCTCCAGGAGACGCTGGTCAGCGGGCGCCTGCAGGTACCCCTGGACTCTGTCCAAGCCCTGGATGTGGCCATGCGCCACCTGGCCTCCATGAG GTACACTCCGGTGGGACGATCATTCTTCTCCCCACCTGAAGGATACTACCATcccctgggtggggggagggaaGTGTGGTTTGGCTTCCACCAGTCTGTGCGCCCCGCCATGTGGAAGATGATGCTAAATATTGATG TGTCTGCCACGGCCTTCTACAAAGCCCAGCCGGTGATCGAATTCATGTGCGAAGTCCTGGACATCCGCAACATAGACGAGCAGCCCAAGACCCTGACCGACTCGCAGAGGGTCCGCTTCACCAAGGAGATCAAAGGTGGGCCGTTGAACAGTGA TCGGTGGGCGTTACCAGGTCTGAAGGTGGAGGTGACTCACTGCGGTCAGATGAAGAGGAAGTACCGCGTCTGCAACGTCACGCGACGCCCCGCCAGCCACCAGAC GTTTCCCCTGCAGCTTGAGAGCGGACAGACGGTAGAATGTACGGTGGCCCAGTACTTCAAGCAGAAGTACAATCTGCAGCTCAAGTATCCCCACCTGCCCTGCCTCCAGGTGGGCCAGGAGCAGAAGCACACCTACCTGCCCCTGGAG GTGTGTAACATAGTAGCAGGGCAGCGCTgcatcaagaaactgacagataATCAGACGTCCACTATGATCAAAGCCACGGCTCGCTCTGCACctgacagacaggaggagatcaGCCGGCTG ATGAAAAATGCCAACTTTAACCTGGACCCGTACATCCAGGAGTTTGGGATCAAGGTGAAGGATGAGATGGCGGAGGTGACGGGAAGGGTGCTGCCTGCCCCCATCCTACAGTATGGAGGACGG CTTTTGTCTCCCACctgttccacctcacagaacCGGGCCATCGCCACGCCCAACCAGGGGGTGTGGGACATGAGGGGAAAGCAGTTCTACAACGGCATTGAGATCAAGGTGTGGGCCATCGCCTGCTTCGCCCCCCAGAAACAGTGTCGCGAGGAGGTGCTCAA GAACTTCACAGACCAGCTGCGTAAGATCTCCAAAGATGCTGGGATGCCCATCCAGGGCCAGCCGTGTTTCTGTAAATACGCCCAGGGAGCCGACAGTGTGGAGCCCATGTTCAGGCACCTGAAGAACACCTACTCTGGACTGCAGCTCATCATCGTCATCCTGCCCGGAAAGACCCCTGTCTACG CGGAGGTGAAGAGGGTGGGAGATACTCTCCTAGGAATGGCCACTCAGTGTGTCCAGGTGAAGAACGTGGTGAAGACGTCCCCCCAGACCCTCTCCAACCTCTGCCTCAAGATCAATGTCAAGCTGGGGGGAATCAACAATATCCTGGTGCCCCACCAACG GTCAGCAGTGTTCCAGGAGCCTGTCATCTTCTTGGGGGCCGACGTAACACACCCCCCTGCTGGAGACGGGAAGAAGCCCTCCATTACCGCT GTGGTAGGCAGTATGGACGCCCACCCCAGCAGGTACTGTGCCACAGTCCGGGTCCAGAGGCCCAGGCAGGAGATTATCGAAGACCTTTCTTACATGGTGCGAGAACTGCTGATCCAGTTCTACAAGTCGACCCGCTTCAAGCCCACCAGGATCATCTTCTACAGGGACGGAGTGCCTGAGGGCCAGCTGCCACAG ATACTCCACTACGAGCTTCTGGCCATCAGGGATGCGTGCATCAAGCTGGAGAAGGACTACCAGCCTGGTATCACCTACATCGTGGTCCAGAAGCGCCACCACACACGCCTCTTCTGTGCCGACAAGTCTGAGAGA ATCGGGAAGAGTGGTAACATTCCTGCAGGGACCACAGTGGACACCAGCATCACTCACCCGTTTGAGTTTGACTTCTACCTTTGCAGTCACGCGGGTATACAG GGGACTAGTCGGCCCTCACATTACTACGTCCTGTGGGATGACAATCGTTTCACCGCCGACGAGCTGCAAATCCTCACTTACCAGCTGTGCCACACCTACGTGCGCTGTACCCGCTCTGTCTCCATCCCAGCGCCAGCCTACTACGCCCGCCTCGTGGCCTTCCGTGCCCGCTACCATCTGGTGGACAAGGAGCACGACAG TGGGGAGGGGAGCCATGTCTCTGGTCAGAGTAACGGTCGGGACCCCCAGGCTCTGGCCAAGGCGGTGCAGATTCACCACGACACGCTGAGGACCATGTACTTCGCCTGA
- the LOC106605149 gene encoding protein argonaute-1 isoform X7, which yields MPMPPLPAHHRMPMLTFLSSLLHLFHLPYPHPYRFCPCLNFRYPFPKLPMSTTAPPVPMGPFPPPLQQVFQAPRRPGMGTVGKPIKLLANYFEVEIPKMDVFHYEVDIKPDKCPRRVNREVVEYMVQHFKPQLFGDRKPVYDGKKNIYTVLALPIGSEKVDFEVTIPGEGKDRIFKVSIRFLATVSWRLLQETLVSGRLQVPLDSVQALDVAMRHLASMRYTPVGRSFFSPPEGYYHPLGGGREVWFGFHQSVRPAMWKMMLNIDVSATAFYKAQPVIEFMCEVLDIRNIDEQPKTLTDSQRVRFTKEIKGLKVEVTHCGQMKRKYRVCNVTRRPASHQTFPLQLESGQTVECTVAQYFKQKYNLQLKYPHLPCLQVGQEQKHTYLPLEVCNIVAGQRCIKKLTDNQTSTMIKATARSAPDRQEEISRLMKNANFNLDPYIQEFGIKVKDEMAEVTGRVLPAPILQYGGRNRAIATPNQGVWDMRGKQFYNGIEIKVWAIACFAPQKQCREEVLKNFTDQLRKISKDAGMPIQGQPCFCKYAQGADSVEPMFRHLKNTYSGLQLIIVILPGKTPVYAEVKRVGDTLLGMATQCVQVKNVVKTSPQTLSNLCLKINVKLGGINNILVPHQRSAVFQEPVIFLGADVTHPPAGDGKKPSITAVVGSMDAHPSRYCATVRVQRPRQEIIEDLSYMVRELLIQFYKSTRFKPTRIIFYRDGVPEGQLPQILHYELLAIRDACIKLEKDYQPGITYIVVQKRHHTRLFCADKSERIGKSGNIPAGTTVDTSITHPFEFDFYLCSHAGIQGTSRPSHYYVLWDDNRFTADELQILTYQLCHTYVRCTRSVSIPAPAYYARLVAFRARYHLVDKEHDSSGEGSHVSGQSNGRDPQALAKAVQIHHDTLRTMYFA from the exons ATGCCCATGCCCCCTCTCCCTGCCCATCATCGCATGCCCATGCTCACTTTTCTTTCCTCATTACTCCATTTATttcatctcccatacccacatcCCTACCGTTTCTGCCCTTGCCTAAACTTCCGATACCCTTTCCCTAAATTGCCCATGTCTACCACTGCCCCTCCAGTGCCCATGGGGCCCTTCCCCCCACCTCTGCAGCAGGTGTTCCAGGCACCCCGCCGGCCGGGCATGGGCACTGTGGGCAAGCCCATCAAGCTGCTGGCCAACTACTTTGAGGTGGAGATCCCCAAGATGGACGTGTTCCACTACGAGGTGGACATCAAGCCTGACAAGTGTCCCCGACGGGTCAACAG GGAAGTGGTGGAATACATGGTGCAGCACTTCAAGCCCCAGCTCTTTGgcgacaggaagccagtgtacgACGGCAAGAAGAATATCTATACGGTGCTAGCGCTTCCTATCGGAAGTGAGAAG GTGGACTTTGAGGTGACTATCCCCGGGGAGGGGAAGGATCGTATCTTCAAGGTGTCTATCCGCTTCCTGGCCACGGTGTCATGGCGTCTGCTCCAGGAGACGCTGGTCAGCGGGCGCCTGCAGGTACCCCTGGACTCTGTCCAAGCCCTGGATGTGGCCATGCGCCACCTGGCCTCCATGAG GTACACTCCGGTGGGACGATCATTCTTCTCCCCACCTGAAGGATACTACCATcccctgggtggggggagggaaGTGTGGTTTGGCTTCCACCAGTCTGTGCGCCCCGCCATGTGGAAGATGATGCTAAATATTGATG TGTCTGCCACGGCCTTCTACAAAGCCCAGCCGGTGATCGAATTCATGTGCGAAGTCCTGGACATCCGCAACATAGACGAGCAGCCCAAGACCCTGACCGACTCGCAGAGGGTCCGCTTCACCAAGGAGATCAAAG GTCTGAAGGTGGAGGTGACTCACTGCGGTCAGATGAAGAGGAAGTACCGCGTCTGCAACGTCACGCGACGCCCCGCCAGCCACCAGAC GTTTCCCCTGCAGCTTGAGAGCGGACAGACGGTAGAATGTACGGTGGCCCAGTACTTCAAGCAGAAGTACAATCTGCAGCTCAAGTATCCCCACCTGCCCTGCCTCCAGGTGGGCCAGGAGCAGAAGCACACCTACCTGCCCCTGGAG GTGTGTAACATAGTAGCAGGGCAGCGCTgcatcaagaaactgacagataATCAGACGTCCACTATGATCAAAGCCACGGCTCGCTCTGCACctgacagacaggaggagatcaGCCGGCTG ATGAAAAATGCCAACTTTAACCTGGACCCGTACATCCAGGAGTTTGGGATCAAGGTGAAGGATGAGATGGCGGAGGTGACGGGAAGGGTGCTGCCTGCCCCCATCCTACAGTATGGAGGACGG aacCGGGCCATCGCCACGCCCAACCAGGGGGTGTGGGACATGAGGGGAAAGCAGTTCTACAACGGCATTGAGATCAAGGTGTGGGCCATCGCCTGCTTCGCCCCCCAGAAACAGTGTCGCGAGGAGGTGCTCAA GAACTTCACAGACCAGCTGCGTAAGATCTCCAAAGATGCTGGGATGCCCATCCAGGGCCAGCCGTGTTTCTGTAAATACGCCCAGGGAGCCGACAGTGTGGAGCCCATGTTCAGGCACCTGAAGAACACCTACTCTGGACTGCAGCTCATCATCGTCATCCTGCCCGGAAAGACCCCTGTCTACG CGGAGGTGAAGAGGGTGGGAGATACTCTCCTAGGAATGGCCACTCAGTGTGTCCAGGTGAAGAACGTGGTGAAGACGTCCCCCCAGACCCTCTCCAACCTCTGCCTCAAGATCAATGTCAAGCTGGGGGGAATCAACAATATCCTGGTGCCCCACCAACG GTCAGCAGTGTTCCAGGAGCCTGTCATCTTCTTGGGGGCCGACGTAACACACCCCCCTGCTGGAGACGGGAAGAAGCCCTCCATTACCGCT GTGGTAGGCAGTATGGACGCCCACCCCAGCAGGTACTGTGCCACAGTCCGGGTCCAGAGGCCCAGGCAGGAGATTATCGAAGACCTTTCTTACATGGTGCGAGAACTGCTGATCCAGTTCTACAAGTCGACCCGCTTCAAGCCCACCAGGATCATCTTCTACAGGGACGGAGTGCCTGAGGGCCAGCTGCCACAG ATACTCCACTACGAGCTTCTGGCCATCAGGGATGCGTGCATCAAGCTGGAGAAGGACTACCAGCCTGGTATCACCTACATCGTGGTCCAGAAGCGCCACCACACACGCCTCTTCTGTGCCGACAAGTCTGAGAGA ATCGGGAAGAGTGGTAACATTCCTGCAGGGACCACAGTGGACACCAGCATCACTCACCCGTTTGAGTTTGACTTCTACCTTTGCAGTCACGCGGGTATACAG GGGACTAGTCGGCCCTCACATTACTACGTCCTGTGGGATGACAATCGTTTCACCGCCGACGAGCTGCAAATCCTCACTTACCAGCTGTGCCACACCTACGTGCGCTGTACCCGCTCTGTCTCCATCCCAGCGCCAGCCTACTACGCCCGCCTCGTGGCCTTCCGTGCCCGCTACCATCTGGTGGACAAGGAGCACGACAG TAGTGGGGAGGGGAGCCATGTCTCTGGTCAGAGTAACGGTCGGGACCCCCAGGCTCTGGCCAAGGCGGTGCAGATTCACCACGACACGCTGAGGACCATGTACTTCGCCTGA